One window from the genome of Deinococcus arcticus encodes:
- a CDS encoding GNAT family N-acetyltransferase gives MPPALTVRPIQPGDEAAVGRVAYQTGFFGHSAARYFPDAALFAALWVGPYFRGGGFGGFVAQQEGAVVGYVLGSPSAAQYRRALAGLVVEQGGSLLRQSGFRGLPYLWRAARWPAPHADEHAFPAHLHLNLLPRARGHGAGEGLLRAHLQVLAGAGVPGVQLATTAENAAALRLYARLGFTVAARRTTPLWTPWLGHPAEHLCLTLALGGV, from the coding sequence ATGCCCCCGGCCCTGACCGTGCGCCCCATTCAGCCCGGGGACGAGGCAGCGGTGGGGCGCGTGGCCTACCAGACCGGGTTTTTTGGTCACAGCGCCGCGCGGTACTTTCCGGACGCAGCGCTGTTTGCCGCCCTGTGGGTGGGCCCGTATTTCCGGGGCGGGGGCTTTGGCGGTTTCGTGGCGCAGCAGGAGGGCGCCGTGGTGGGGTACGTGCTGGGCTCGCCGTCTGCAGCGCAGTATCGCCGGGCCCTGGCGGGGCTGGTGGTGGAGCAGGGTGGGAGCCTGCTGCGCCAGAGCGGGTTCCGGGGCCTGCCCTACCTGTGGCGCGCCGCCCGCTGGCCCGCTCCCCACGCCGATGAACACGCCTTTCCCGCCCACCTGCACCTGAACCTGCTGCCCCGGGCGCGCGGTCACGGCGCCGGCGAAGGGTTGCTGCGCGCCCACCTGCAGGTGCTGGCCGGCGCAGGCGTGCCCGGCGTGCAACTGGCCACCACCGCCGAGAACGCGGCGGCCCTGCGCCTGTACGCCCGGCTGGGTTTCACGGTGGCCGCGCGCCGGACCACGCCCCTGTGGACGCCGTGGCTGGGCCACCCGGCCGAGCATCTGTGCCTGACCCTCGCGCTGGGTGGGGTGTAG
- the rpiA gene encoding ribose 5-phosphate isomerase A, whose translation MSDLEALKKEAALRAVALVGSGMRVGLGTGSTARYAIEELGRQLQSGELRDVVGVATSEASDALARQVGIPVEALDPRPLDIAIDGADEIAPNLDLIKGLGGALLREKLTEVQARRFIVIADHTKLVGRIGEKSALPIEIARFGFLSTIERLRAVLPAGRLRQTGAQPSVTDNGNLIFDAQIPEGQDIAALERTLKGLLGVVETGLFLGMAERAFVAAPDGVTELTPQGR comes from the coding sequence ATGAGCGATCTGGAAGCGCTGAAGAAGGAAGCTGCCCTGCGCGCTGTGGCGCTGGTGGGCAGCGGCATGCGGGTGGGCCTGGGCACCGGCAGCACCGCCAGATACGCCATTGAAGAATTGGGGCGCCAGCTGCAGAGCGGCGAACTGCGGGACGTGGTGGGCGTGGCCACCAGCGAGGCCAGTGACGCCCTGGCCCGGCAGGTGGGCATTCCGGTGGAGGCCCTGGACCCCCGCCCGCTGGACATCGCCATTGACGGCGCCGATGAGATCGCCCCGAACCTTGACCTCATCAAGGGCCTGGGCGGGGCCCTGCTGCGCGAGAAACTGACCGAGGTGCAGGCCCGGCGCTTCATCGTGATTGCCGACCACACCAAGCTGGTCGGGCGCATTGGGGAAAAGTCGGCCCTGCCCATCGAGATTGCCCGCTTTGGCTTCCTGAGCACCATTGAGCGGCTGCGCGCGGTCCTGCCCGCCGGCCGCCTGCGCCAGACGGGCGCCCAGCCCTCCGTCACGGACAACGGCAACCTCATCTTCGATGCCCAGATTCCTGAAGGCCAGGACATCGCCGCGCTGGAACGCACCCTCAAGGGGCTGCTGGGCGTGGTCGAAACGGGCCTCTTTCTGGGGATGGCCGAGCGGGCGTTTGTGGCGGCCCCAGACGGCGTGACCGAACTCACGCCCCAGGGCCGCTAA
- a CDS encoding Maf family nucleotide pyrophosphatase yields the protein MTSPESGAAETGPQVILASGSPRRRELLGLLGVPFTVQVSGEAEDSPETDPARLAAELALLKGRSVARTAPDAVVLAADTVVALDGELLGKPADRAENEAFIRRLAGRTHEVYTGVAVLRGGHEGLEVARTAVTFRTLSGAEIAYYAATGEGLDKAGGYGIQAVGMALVQRVDGEYANVVGLPLTVTTRLLRAAGVPVWGLGHAGVPGA from the coding sequence GTGACCTCCCCGGAAAGCGGCGCCGCTGAAACGGGGCCGCAGGTCATTCTGGCGTCGGGCAGTCCCCGGCGCCGTGAACTGCTGGGCCTGCTGGGCGTGCCGTTTACCGTGCAGGTCAGCGGCGAGGCCGAGGACAGCCCGGAAACTGACCCCGCCCGGCTGGCGGCTGAACTGGCGCTGCTCAAGGGCCGCTCGGTGGCGCGCACGGCGCCGGACGCCGTGGTGCTGGCGGCCGATACCGTGGTGGCCCTGGACGGCGAACTGCTGGGCAAACCCGCTGACCGCGCCGAGAACGAGGCGTTCATCCGGCGGCTGGCTGGCCGGACCCACGAGGTGTACACCGGCGTGGCGGTGCTGCGCGGCGGCCATGAAGGGCTGGAAGTGGCGCGCACGGCGGTCACCTTCCGCACCCTGAGCGGGGCCGAAATCGCTTATTACGCCGCCACGGGCGAGGGGCTGGACAAGGCCGGCGGCTACGGCATTCAGGCAGTGGGCATGGCGCTGGTGCAGCGGGTGGACGGCGAATACGCCAACGTGGTGGGCCTGCCGCTGACCGTCACCACCCGGCTGCTGCGCGCCGCTGGCGTGCCCGTGTGGGGCCTGGGCCATGCTGGGGTGCCTGGGGCGTGA
- a CDS encoding peroxiredoxin yields MTDASPSGPQPGQPFPDFALPDAAGQTHRLSDYAGRYVVLYVYPKDDTPGCTKEACDFRDNALLRSHGAAILGLSADDAASHAQFAEKYSLPFALLSDVGAAFLRQIGSYGTKNMYGKVTEGIKRQTFLIGPDGQLVKSWLAVKVDGHADHVAAAIEKDRAARGTA; encoded by the coding sequence ATGACCGACGCCTCTCCCAGCGGCCCGCAGCCCGGCCAGCCCTTCCCCGACTTTGCCCTGCCGGACGCCGCGGGCCAGACCCACCGCCTTTCGGACTACGCCGGGCGCTACGTGGTGCTGTACGTGTACCCCAAAGACGACACCCCCGGCTGCACAAAGGAAGCCTGCGATTTCCGTGACAACGCGCTGCTGAGAAGCCACGGCGCGGCCATCCTGGGTCTCAGTGCCGATGATGCGGCCAGCCACGCCCAGTTTGCCGAGAAGTACAGCCTGCCCTTTGCGCTCCTGAGCGACGTCGGCGCGGCGTTCCTGCGCCAGATCGGGTCGTACGGCACGAAGAACATGTACGGCAAGGTCACCGAGGGCATCAAACGGCAGACCTTCCTGATTGGGCCAGACGGCCAGCTGGTCAAGAGCTGGCTGGCGGTGAAGGTGGACGGCCACGCCGACCATGTGGCCGCCGCCATCGAGAAGGACCGCGCCGCGCGGGGAACCGCATGA
- the deoC gene encoding deoxyribose-phosphate aldolase encodes MKLAPYIDHTLLKATATKADIIQLCQEARKHSFYAVCINPVYIPLARAELAGSAVKIATVCGFPLGAVSPEQKAAEARASVQAGADEVDMVIHIGAALDNDWAAVEADVHAVRTATQGAVLKVIIETCYLNEDQKRAATEAAVRGGADFVKTSTGFGTGGATPDDVRLMREVIAGRAQIKAAGGVRSAEDARQMIEAGATRLGTSGGVALVAGEPMGEGY; translated from the coding sequence GTGAAGCTTGCGCCGTACATTGACCACACCCTCCTCAAAGCCACCGCCACGAAGGCGGACATCATTCAGTTGTGCCAGGAAGCGCGCAAGCACAGCTTTTACGCCGTGTGCATCAATCCGGTCTACATTCCGCTGGCCCGGGCCGAACTGGCGGGCAGCGCCGTGAAAATTGCCACCGTGTGCGGCTTTCCGCTGGGGGCCGTGAGCCCCGAACAAAAGGCTGCCGAGGCCCGCGCCAGCGTGCAGGCCGGGGCCGACGAGGTGGACATGGTCATTCACATCGGCGCGGCGCTGGACAATGACTGGGCCGCCGTGGAGGCCGATGTGCACGCGGTGCGCACAGCCACCCAGGGCGCGGTGCTGAAGGTCATCATTGAAACCTGCTACCTGAACGAGGACCAAAAGCGCGCCGCCACCGAAGCGGCCGTGCGTGGCGGCGCCGACTTTGTGAAGACCAGCACCGGCTTTGGCACGGGCGGCGCCACCCCCGACGACGTGCGCCTGATGCGCGAGGTGATCGCGGGCCGCGCCCAGATCAAGGCGGCGGGCGGGGTGCGCAGCGCCGAGGACGCCCGGCAGATGATTGAAGCGGGGGCCACGCGCCTGGGCACCTCGGGCGGGGTGGCGCTGGTGGCCGGCGAGCCGATGGGCGAGGGGTACTGA